A window from Saccharomyces eubayanus strain FM1318 chromosome XIV, whole genome shotgun sequence encodes these proteins:
- the VPS75 gene encoding Vps75p: MEPVYEKRDAYIDEIAEFWKIVLSQHASFANYIRASDFKYIDAIDKIEVKWLALASKTRDTRDFSITFHFHGIDGDFKEQKITKVFQIRKSEDDEEDGMLTSEPVTVEWPKSYDSINPDLIKDKRSPEGKKKYRQGMKTIFGWFRWTGLKPGKEFPHGDSLASLFSEEIYPFCVKYYTEAQRDLEDEEGESGLSAADDDDDEGSLGEVDLPMSDADSDANADAEPSSKKRKV, encoded by the coding sequence ATGGAGCCTGTTTATGAGAAAAGAGACGCGTATATTGATGAAATCGCAGAGTTTTGGAAGATCGTGCTTTCGCAGCACGCCAGTTTTGCGAACTACATAAGGGCCTCAGACTTTAAATATATTGATGCTATAGATAAGATCGAAGTGAAATGGCTAGCGTTGGCATCCAAAACCCGCGACACCAGGGACTTCAGCATAACATTCCATTTCCACGGCATTGACGGCGACTTCAAAGAGCAGAAAATCACCAAGGTGTTCCAGATCCGGAAGAgcgaagacgatgaagaggaCGGGATGCTGACCAGTGAGCCCGTGACTGTGGAGTGGCCCAAGAGTTACGACTCGATAAACCCAGATTTGATCAAAGACAAGCGCAGCCCGGAGGGCAAAAAGAAGTACAGGCAGGGAATGAAGACTATATTTGGCTGGTTCAGATGGACTGGGCTAAAGCCCGGGAAGGAGTTCCCACACGGGGACTCGCTAGCATCGTTGTTCAGCGAAGAGATCTACCCATTCTGCGTGAAGTACTACACGGAAGCGCAGCGGGACCTGGAGGACGAGGAGGGAGAGTCCGGGCTAAGCGCTGctgatgacgacgacgatgagGGCAGTCTTGGCGAGGTCGACCTGCCCATGTCCGACGCCGATTCCGATGCCAATGCTGACGCGGAACCCAGTTccaagaagaggaaggtTTAG
- the CRS1 gene encoding cysteine--tRNA ligase, which yields MNIFTRPLRRYAAMSTPKVVQPKWNVPAPQAEKAVLKLYNSLTRSKVEFIPQSGNRGVTWYSCGPTVYDASHMGHARNYVSIDINRRIIQDYFGYNVQFVQNVTDIDDKIILRARQNYLFDNFVRENNTELNAEVVDKVKTALFQYIGKNFTIEGSEIKTIEEFQVWLSKADTETLKSENPKFPMHVTAVQNAIEAITKGDSMGPKLAFEKVKDVTVPLLDEELGSTLSDPEIFRQLPAYWEQKFNDDMLSLNVLPPTVTTRVSEYVPEIIEFVQKIIDNGYAYATSDGSVYFDTLKFDRSPNHDYAKCQPWNKGQLDLINDAEGSLSNFADNGKKSNNDFALWKASKAGEPEWESPWGKGRPGWHIECSVMASDILGPNIDIHSGGVDLAFPHHDNELAQSEACFDNKQWINYFLHTGHLHIEGQKMSKSLKNFITIQEALEKFSPRQLRLAFASVQWNNQLDFKESLIHEVKSFENSMNNFFKTVRALRNDATSSGHIPKKFGSLEKELLADFTENESKVHLAFCDNLSTPVVLKTLSELVTKSNTYISTAGSALKIEPLIAICNYVTRILRIIGFPSRSDNLGWIAQSDSNEQSSGSLEDTVMPYVKCLSTFRDEVRSLAIKKAEPKEFLQLTDKIRNEDLLNLNIALDDRNGQSALIKFLTNDEKLEIVKLNEEKLANEEAKRQKKLEQQKLREQKENERKLKAQTKPQDMFKDVGLYSAWDEQGLPTKDKDGNDVTKSMTKKLKKQWEQQRKLHEEYFGKEN from the coding sequence ATGAATATCTTCACCAGACCTCTGAGAAGATACGCAGCGATGTCTACACCAAAGGTTGTCCAACCCAAATGGAACGTTCCTGCGCCACAAGCTGAGAAAGCTGTGTTGAAATTGTACAACAGTTTAACAAGATCCAAAGTAGAATTTATTCCTCAATCAGGTAACAGAGGGGTCACTTGGTACTCCTGTGGACCTACTGTTTATGACGCCTCGCATATGGGACATGCCAGAAATTACGTTTCCATTGATATCAACAGAAGGATCATTCAAGATTACTTCGGTTACAATGTGCAATTTGTGCAAAATGTTACTGATATTGATGACAAGATCATTTTGAGGGCAAGACAAAACTATCTATTCGACAACTTCGTCAGAGAAAACAACACCGAGTTGAACGCTGAGGTTGTTGATAAGGTCAAAACAGCACTTTTCCAATACATTGGTAAAAACTTCACCATTGAAGGTAGTGAAATCAAAAccattgaagaatttcaagTGTGGCTATCGAAGGCTGATACTGAAACTTTGAAATCAGAAAATCCTAAGTTCCCTATGCACGTTACTGCAGTCCAAAATGCCATTGAAGCAATCACTAAGGGTGATTCCATGGGCCCAAAACTtgcctttgaaaaagtcaaaGATGTCACAGTTCCTTTACTAGACGAAGAATTGGGCTCTACACTCAGCGATCCAGAGATTTTCCGTCAACTTCCAGCCTACTGGGAGCAAAAATTCAACGATGACATGTTATCATTGAACGTGCTTCCTCCCACTGTTACTACTCGTGTTTCTGAATATGTCCCAGAGATTATTGAATTTgtacaaaaaatcattgatAATGGATACGCATATGCCACTTCCGACGGTTCCGTCTATTTTGATACTTTGAAGTTTGACAGATCACCAAACCATGACTATGCCAAGTGCCAACCATGGAATAAAGGCCAACTAGACTTGATTAATGATGCTGAAGGCTCTTTGAGTAACTTCGCCGATAACGgcaaaaaatcaaacaacGATTTTGCCCTATGGAAAGCTTCTAAGGCTGGTGAACCAGAATGGGAATCACCTTGGGGTAAAGGTAGACCAGGGTGGCACATTGAATGTTCTGTCATGGCCAGTGATATTTTGGGCCCTAACATTGATATTCATTCTGGTGGTGTCGATTTAGCCTTCCCTCACCATGATAACGAGTTGGCTCAATCTGAAGCATGTTTTGACAATAAGCAATGGATTAACTACTTCTTGCATACGGGCCATTTACATATTGAAGGCCAAAAGATGTCTAAGTCcttaaaaaatttcatcaccATCCAGGaagctttggaaaaattctCTCCACGCCAATTGAGACTAGCCTTTGCCTCGGTGCAATGGAACAATCAATtagatttcaaagaatcttTGATTCATGAAGTGAAGTCATTTGAAAACTCAatgaataatttttttaagacCGTTAGAGCGTTGAGAAACGATGCAACCTCTTCAGGTCACATTCCTAAAAAATTCGGTTCTTTGGAGAAGGAATTATTGGCCGACTTTACCGAAAATGAGTCCAAAGTCCATTTGGCATTCTGCGATAATTTGTCCACACCCGTAGTTTTAAAGACTCTGAGTGAGTTGGTGACCAAGTCAAACACATATATTTCCACCGCTGGATCTGCGTTAAAAATTGAGCCTTTGATTGCTATTTGTAATTACGTCACGAGGATCTTGAGAATAATTGGGTTCCCATCCCGTTCTGATAATTTAGGTTGGATTGCACAATCAGACTCTAATGAGCAATCATCTGGTTCATTGGAGGACACTGTGATGCCATATGTCAAGTGTCTGTCCACCTTTAGAGATGAAGTACGTTCTTTAGCTATCAAGAAAGCTGAACCAAAggaatttcttcaactAACAGACAAGATTAGAAATGAAGACCTATTGAATCTAAACATTGCATTAGACGATAGAAATGGACAATCTGCATTGATCAAGTTCTTAACTaacgatgaaaaattagaaatCGTTAAACTAAATGAAGAGAAACTGGCCAATGAAGAGgccaaaagacaaaaaaaattggaacaGCAGAAGTTGAGAGAGCAGAAGGAAAACGAAAGGAAGCTTAAGGCCCAAACCAAGCCACAAGACATGTTTAAAGATGTTGGTTTGTACAGTGCCTGGGATGAACAAGGCCTTCCAACAAAGGATAAAGATGGTAACGACGTTACCAAAAGTATGACaaagaagttgaagaagcaaTGGGAACAACAGAGGAAGCTACATGAAGAGTattttggtaaagaaaactaa
- the RPA49 gene encoding DNA-directed RNA polymerase I subunit RPA49: protein MPVKRSISEIEIQSVQDHPSVAVGSFFKGFRAPSETSFELYKNKKSSNDEFVLHGENERLEYEGSTDPGSQASNQYVVGLYNPEKKSIQLYKAPVLVSKVISKSSKNLRGPKIKSKSDTRPSALRNALGEAFGTKKAKKAIADLERNRIDSDKLTDSAIDIVDSVRTASKDLPTRAQLDEITSNDRPTPLANIDATDVEQIYPIESIIPKRELQFIRVSPILKESDKEKKLEMFPYQNNSKYVAKKLDSLTQPSQMAKLQLLYYLSLLLGVYDNRRVNNKTKLLERLNSPPEILVDGILSRFTVIRPGQFGRSKDRSYFIDPQNEDKILCYILAIILHLDNFIVEITPLAHELNLKPSKVVSLFRVLGAVVKGATVAQAEAFSIPKSTAASYKIATMKVPFKLPEMTRRGRGPRR from the coding sequence ATGCCTGTGAAAAGATCTATTTccgaaattgaaattcaaagtgtTCAAGATCATCCTTCCGTTGCTGTAGgtagtttcttcaaaggtTTCCGTGCCCCCAGTGAGACCTCGTTCGAGTTatacaaaaacaagaaatctAGCAACGACGAGTTTGTGTTGCATGGTGAGAACGAAAGGCTAGAGTACGAAGGTTCGACTGATCCCGGCTCTCAAGCCTCCAATCAATATGTCGTGGGTCTATATAATCCggaaaagaagagtatTCAACTTTACAAGGCTCCAGTTTTGGTATCCAAAGTTATCTCCAAGTCAAGTAAAAACCTAAGAGGCCCAAAAATTAAGAGCAAGAGTGATACACGTCCATCTGCTTTGAGGAACGCCTTAGGTGAGGCATTTGGTACCAAAAAGGCTAAAAAGGCTATTGctgatttggaaagaaatcGTATTGATTCTGACAAATTGACCGATTCCGCTATTGACATTGTCGATTCCGTGAGAACTGCATCCAAAGATCTGCCCACAAGAGCTCAATTGGATGAAATTACCTCTAACGATAGACCAACTCCATTGGCCAATATCGATGCTACTGATGTAGAACAAATTTACCCAATTGAAAGTATAATACCAAAGAGAGAATTGCAATTTATCCGTGTTTCACCAATCTTGAAGGAAtctgataaagaaaagaaattggaaatGTTCCCATATCAAAACAATTCCAAGTACGTGgcaaagaaattggacTCTTTAACACAGCCTTCACAAATGGCCAAGTTGCAACTTTTATACTACTTATCCCTGTTATTGGGTGTATACGACAATAGACGAGTGAACAATAAGACCAAGCTACTAGAGAGATTAAATAGCCCACCTGAAATTTTAGTGGACGGCATCTTGAGCAGATTCACTGTGATCAGACCTGGTCAATTTGGTAGATCCAAAGATCGCTCTTATTTCATTGACCCACAAAATGAAGACAAAATTTTATGCTATATCCTAGCAATCATTTTGCACTTGGATAACTTCATCGTTGAAATCACTCCATTAGCACATGAGCTCAATTTGAAACCTTCTAAGGTCGTCAGCTTGTTTAGAGTACTCGGTGCCGTTGTCAAAGGTGCTACAGTGGCCCAAGCAGAAGCCTTTAGTATTCCAAAAAGTACTGCTGCCTCTTATAAGATTGCCACTATGAAGGTACCATTCAAGTTACCTGAAATGAccagaagaggaagaggtCCAAGACGTTAG
- the MPA43 gene encoding Mpa43p — protein MSECQHVGIGIDIGSSSARVGIYNYHDNVLLEMAQEPVPYYHDSSRKSWKFWQKSTEIIKALQNCFQELKINQYKVRSCGVSATCSLAIFQKDLTNDTLIPYPNEDNVIFWMDSSAVDECQWLNAECSQQLLDYLGGKFIPEMGIPKLKYFLNEHSHKQDKQFHVLDLHQYIAYELGRLYHWSTDKISVRENNNGIGNDGEASGWSSSFYNDIIKLPSNVTIGLAGLNSNNSSSTTTVRSCIDSYASWFAVSSPNLEASLFMIAGTSTCYMYGSPITTKKIPGVWGPFDTILESNGNYSVYTAGQSCTGKLIEHLFKSHPAAREIQKSGEDIYQVLEKSIQDIEKKNCKSIHILAKHMFFYGDYEGNRTPFADPQMRGSFIGESTDTSILNLTYKYVSMLEFLSFQTKLIIDTFQCQNSDVRIQELRVSGSQAKNKRLLSLISLVNDGIKIKRPNENIDLMGVRGAYILGKSANEKKQIIDIIKERDINDDSEEFAPFSAYLAGNNSTMVKRLLCTKYNIHLDMAKQQQQYHKLVDEALSVTIN, from the coding sequence atgaGCGAATGCCAACATGTTGGTATCGGTATTGATATAGGCTCATCGAGTGCTAGAGTTGGCATATATAATTATCACGATAATGTTTTGTTAGAAATGGCACAAGAACCAGTACCATACTACCACGATTCTTCAAGGAAATCATGGAAGTTTTGGCAAAAATCAACTGAAATAATTAAAGCACTTCAAAACTGCTTTCAAGAGTTAAAAATTAACCAATATAAAGTTAGATCGTGTGGTGTTTCCGCAACATGTTCGTTAGctatctttcaaaaagatcTTACAAACGATACATTGATACCTTATCCCAATGAAGATAATGTAATATTTTGGATGGATTCTTCCGCAGTGGATGAATGTCAATGGTTAAATGCAGAGTGTTCCCAACAGCTTTTGGATTATTTGGGTGGGAAGTTCATACCCGAAATGGGAATTCCCAAACTGAAGTATTTCTTGAACGAACACTCCCATAAGCAAGACAAGCAATTTCATGTCCTTGATCTGCATCAATATATTGCATATGAATTGGGTCGCTTATACCATTGGAGCACTGATAAAATTTCCGTACgggaaaacaataatggaATAGGCAATGATGGAGAGGCATCTGGTTGGTCATCGTCCTTTTACAACGACATTATAAAATTGCCTTCAAATGTAACAATTGGTCTCGCAGGTCTTAATTCCAACAACTCGTCCTCGACAACTACGGTTCGTAGCTGTATCGACAGTTATGCGAGTTGGTTTGCAGTTTCTTCCCCAAATTTGGAGGCTTCATTGTTTATGATAGCCGGTACTTCCACATGTTACATGTATGGCTCTCCCATCActactaaaaaaattcctgGAGTATGGGGACCCTTTGATACTATACTTGAAAGCAATGGTAACTATTCTGTCTATACTGCTGGTCAATCATGTACTGGTAAATTGATAGAGCATTTGTTCAAAAGTCATCCGGCTGCCAgagaaatacaaaagaGTGGCGAGGATATTTATCAAGTATTGGAAAAATCCATTCAGgacattgaaaagaaaaactgcAAATCAATTCATATCCTAGCGAAACATATGTTCTTTTATGGTGACTATGAGGGAAATAGGACGCCCTTTGCAGATCCACAAATGAGAGGTTCATTCATCGGCGAATCCACCGATACTTCAATTTTAAATCTTACATACAAATATGTTTCTATGCTAGAGTTCTTGTCATTTCAGACAAAATTAATTATTGATACTTTTCAGTGTCAAAACTCAGATGTAAGAATTCAAGAATTAAGAGTATCTGGTAGCCAagcaaagaacaaaagattGCTGTCTTTGATTTCACTGGTTAATGACGGAATAAAAATTAAGAGGCCAAATGAGAATATTGATCTGATGGGTGTAAGGGGTGCTTATATATTAGGAAAATCTGCTAACGAAAAGAAGCAGATTATCGACATTATAAAGGAGAGGGATATCAATGACGACAGCGAGGAGTTCGCACCTTTTAGTGCATACCTAGCTGGAAATAATAGTACAATGGTAAAAAGATTACTTTGTactaaatataatatacACTTGGATATGGCaaaacaacagcaacaatacCACAAGCTTGTCGACGAAGCTCTGAGCGTTACAATCAACTAA
- the SLA2 gene encoding Sla2p: MSRIDSDLQKALKKACSVEESAPKRKHVRACIVYTWDHQSAKAVFTTLKTLPLASDEVQLFKMLMVLHKVIQEGHPSALAEAIRDREWIRSLGRVHPGGSSYSKLIREYVRYLVLKLDFHAHHRGFNNGTFEYEEYVSLVSVSDPDEGYETILDLMSLQDSLDEFSQIIFASIQSARRNTECKISALIPLISESYGIYKFVTSMLRAMHRQLNDPEGDAALQPLKERYELQHARMFEFYADCSSIKYLTTLVTIPKLPVDAPDVFMINDVDESKEIKFQKRESTPTPARTPTPTPPMMEPSLSPRPVSSRTTSTPLGQLQTMQTGATAAMMIPTVTGAANAIFSQTTAQMQPDFWVNQQAQFANEQNRLEQERLQQLREQQAQQEMFQQQLQKSQQDMMNMHLQEQNQHQNDLIALTSQYEKDQAMLEQYDQRVQQLEGEIVTMNSNASKQLANKDEQLSALQDQLDVWERKYDSLAKLYSQLRQEHLSLLPRFKKLQLKVNSAQESIQKKEQLEQRLKQKDLQLAELVKDRDRARLELERSTNNAEASTAAAAAAAETLSTDKMNPILDAILESGINTIQXSVYNLDSPLSWSGPLTPPTFLLSLLESASENATEFATSFNNLIVDGLINGEQTEVIRCVSDFSTSMATLVTNSKAYAVTTLPQEQSDQILILVKRCAREAQYFFEDLMSEHLNQLDDEEKTDIVINANVDMQEKLQELSLAIEPLLNMKSVKSNKETNPHSELVATADKIVKSSQHLRVDVPKPLLSLALLIIDAVVALVKAAIQCQNEIATTTSVPLNQFYLKNSRWTEGLISAAKAVANATNVLISTASKLVTSEGNENTSPEQFIVASKEVAASTIQLVAASRVKTSIHSKAQDKLEHCSKDVTDACKGLGNHVMNLIENDQSKAQQQQPLEFSSEHTLKTAEMEQQVDILKLEQSLSNARKRLGEIRRHAYYNQDDD; the protein is encoded by the coding sequence ATGTCTAGAATAGACTCAGATCTGCAGAAGGCGCTGAAGAAGGCGTGCTCCGTCGAGGAGAGTGCGCCCAAGAGAAAGCACGTACGCGCGTGCATAGTGTACACGTGGGACCATCAGTCGGCCAAAGCCGTGTTCACGACGCTCAAGACGCTGCCGCTGGCCAGCGACGAGGTGCAGCTGTTCAAGATGCTGATGGTGTTGCACAAGGTCATCCAGGAGGGCCACCCGTCCGCGCTGGCCGAGGCCATCCGTGATAGGGAGTGGATCCGGTCGCTGGGCAGGGTGCACCCAGGCGGGTCGTCCTACAGCAAGCTGATCCGGGAGTACGTGCGGTACCTGGTCTTAAAGCTGGACTTCCACGCGCACCATCGCGGGTTCAACAACGGGACGTTTGAGTACGAGGAATACGTGTCGCTGGTCTCGGTCTCCGACCCGGACGAAGGGTATGAAACGATCCTGGACTTGATGTCGCTGCAGGACTCGCTCGATGAGTTCTCGCAGATCATCTTTGCCTCGATTCAGTCCGCGAGGAGGAACACGGAATGTAAGATATCCGCCCTGATCCCGCTGATTTCGGAGTCGTACGGTATTTACAAGTTCGTCACCTCGATGCTGAGGGCCATGCACAGGCAATTGAACGATCCGGAAGGCGATGCCGCGTTACAGCCCTTAAAGGAGCGGTACGAGCTGCAACACGCGAGGATGTTTGAGTTTTACGCGGATTGTTCCTCCATCAAGTACCTAACCACGCTCGTGACCATCCCAAAGCTTCCTGTGGACGCCCCGGACGTGTTCATGATCAACGATGTGGACGAATCGAAGGAAATcaagtttcaaaaaaggGAATCCACCCCGACTCCGGCTCGGACTCCGACTCCGACGCCTCCTATGATGGAGCCGTCGCTGTCCCCCCGTCCGGTGTCTAGCAGGACCACCAGCACGCCCCTGGGCCAATTGCAGACCATGCAGACCGGAGCCACAGCGGCAATGATGATCCCCACCGTGACTGGTGCAGCCAACGCCATCTTCTCGCAAACGACGGCCCAAATGCAGCCCGATTTCTGGGTCAACCAGCAGGCCCAGTTTGCCAACGAGCAAAACCGTCTCGAACAAGAGCGTTTGCAGCAATTGCGGGAACAACAAGCGCAGCAGGAGATGTTCCAGCAGCAACTGCAGAAGTCGCAACAGGATATGATGAATATGCATTTACAAGAGCAGAACCAACACCAAAACGACTTAATCGCCCTCACCAGCCAGTATGAAAAGGATCAGGCGATGTTGGAGCAATACGACCAAAGAGTGCAGCAACTGGAGGGCGAAATCGTGACGATGAACTCGAACGCTTCTAAGCAACTAGCCAACAAAGACGAGCAGCTATCCGCTCTACAGGACCAACTGGACGTttgggaaagaaaatacgACTCTTTGGCCAAGCTGTACTCCCAATTGCGTCAAGAGCACCTAAGTCTCTTGCCCCGTTTCAAAAAACTGCAATTGAAAGTCAATAGCGCACAAGAATCCATCcagaaaaaggaacaacTAGAGCAAAGGCTGAAGCAAAAGGATTTGCAGCTGGCCGAGCTGGTTAAGGACCGTGACAGAGCAAGATTAGAACTGGAAAGATCCACCAATAACGCAGAGGCCAGCACTGCAGCGGCCGCAGCGGCCGCGGAAACACTTTCCACCGACAAGATGAACCCTATCTTAGATGCCATATTAGAAAGCGGAATCAACACCATCCAGKAATCGGTGTACAACCTCGATTCTCCCTTGAGTTGGTCCGGTCCACTGACCCCTCCGACTTTccttttgtctttgttgGAAAGCGCTTCTGAAAACGCCACGGAATTTGCTACAAGCTTCAACAACTTGATAGTGGACGGCCTCATCAACGGCGAGCAGACAGAAGTCATACGCTGTGTGAGTGATTTCAGCACTTCGATGGCGACACTAGTGACCAACTCCAAGGCCTATGCCGTGACCACATTACCACAGGAACAATCAGACCAAATTTTGATCTTGGTAAAGAGATGCGCTAGAGAAGCACAGTATTTCTTCGAGGACTTGATGTCTGAACACCTGAATCAACTTGACGATGAGGAGAAAACGGATATTGTCATTAATGCCAATGTCGACATGCAAGAGAAGCTGCAAGAACTTTCATTGGCCATTGAACCGCTGTTGAACATGAAATCCGtcaaatcaaacaaagaaacaaaccCACATTCCGAATTGGTTGCTACTGCTGACAAAATTGTCAAGTCTTCGCAACATTTACGTGTTGACGTCCCCAAACCTTTGTTATCGTTGGCACTATTGATTATTGACGCTGTGGTTGCTTTGGTTAAAGCTGCTATTCAGTGTCAAAACGAAATCGCCACCACAACAAGTGTTCCGCTAAACCAGTTctacttgaaaaatagcAGGTGGACAGAAGGTTTAATCTCCGCAGCAAAGGCTGTGGCCAACGCTACCAATGTTTTGATCTCTACTGCAAGCAAATTAGTCACATCTGAAGGTAACGAGAACACGTCACCTGAACAATTCATCGTTGCCTCCAAAGAAGTGGCAGCCTCTACAATCCAATTGGTAGCAGCATCGAGAGTCAAGACTTCCATCCATTCCAAAGCTCAAGACAAACTTGAACACTGTTCCAAGGACGTCACGGATGCATGCAAGGGCTTGGGTAACCATGTCATGAACTTGATCGAAAACGATCAATCCAAGGcacagcaacagcaacctTTGGAATTCTCGTCCGAACACACATTGAAGACTGCCGAGATGGAACAGCAGGtggatattttgaagttgGAGCAATCTTTGAGTAATGCCAGAAAGAGGTTGGGCGAAATCAGAAGGCACGCTTACTACAACCAGGACGATGATTAA
- the CWC25 gene encoding U2-type spliceosomal complex subunit CWC25, with translation MGSGDLNLLKSWNPKLMKNRKKVWETEQDLVNEQQKLNTRLKEIEKERELNELLHASNKDQPDALKTDLTLKKSGLEWMYQDAKLNDEKEDYLLGKKKLDSSILKQPAVATEKAAERAAAAAAPPKNSHRKGSTLHRDDPMSKFKITKQHRRTHNAVKAAPLQRGKPPPRPAADLDY, from the coding sequence ATGGGGTCAGgcgatttgaatttgttgaagtCATGGAATCCCAAACTTATGAAAAACAGGAAGAAGGTCTGGGAGACCGAGCAGGACCTGGTTAACGAGCAGCAGAAGCTAAACACCCGGTTGAAGGAGATTGAAAAGGAGCGTGAGCTGAATGAGCTGCTACACGCATCGAACAAGGACCAGCCGGATGCTCTCAAGACTGATTTGACGCTAAAGAAGTCCGGTTTGGAATGGATGTATCAGGACGCAAAACTGAACGATGAAAAGGAGGACTATTTATTaggtaaaaagaaactagaTTCATCTATACTAAAGCAGCCTGCGGTCGCAACCGAAAAAGCTGCCGAAAGGGCTGCCGCTGCTGCAGCCCCACCCAAGAATTCACACAGGAAAGGCTCAACGCTGCACAGAGACGACCCAATGAGCAAGTTCAAGATAACAAAGCAACACAGGAGAACCCACAATGCAGTAAAGGCGGCACCGCTTCAGCGCGGGAAACCACCGCCCAGACCTGCCGCAGACCTGGACTACTAA
- the SUI1 gene encoding translation initiation factor eIF1 → MSIENLKSFDPFADTGDDETATSNYIHIRIQQRNGRKTLTTVQGVPAEYDLKRILKVLKKDFACNGNIVKDPEMGEIIQLQGDQRAKVCEFMIAQLGLQKKNIKIHGF, encoded by the coding sequence ATGTCCATTGAGAATCTGAAATCATTTGATCCCTTCGCCGACACAGGAGACGACGAAACCGCCACTTCAAACTATATTCATATTCGTATCCAGCAGAGAAATGGTAGAAAGACTTTAACTACAGTGCAGGGTGTGCCCGCAGAGTACGACCTGAAGAGAATTCTGAAGGTGCTTAAGAAAGACTTTGCGTGTAACGGTAACATCGTCAAGGACCCTGAAATGGGTGAGATTATCCAGCTGCAGGGTGACCAGAGAGCAAAAGTGTGCGAGTTCATGATCGCCCAGCTCGGGttgcaaaagaagaacatcAAGATTCATGGGTTTTGA